In Halorhabdus tiamatea SARL4B, a genomic segment contains:
- a CDS encoding DJ-1/PfpI family protein: MTGKRLLMIVGDFGEDYEIMVPFQTLQAMGHEVDAVCPEKETGETIKTAIHDFRGDQTYLEERGHDFELTATMADVDPTEYDGLVVPGGRAPEYLRGYDEVIEAVRHFFEAGKPVASICHGPQILAAAGVLEGYEMTAYPAVRAEVEAAGCSWVDGVVRDDNLVTAQAWPDHPEWIAEFLALLEER, encoded by the coding sequence ATGACAGGCAAGCGACTCCTGATGATCGTCGGTGACTTCGGAGAGGACTACGAGATCATGGTCCCGTTTCAGACCTTGCAGGCCATGGGCCACGAGGTCGACGCCGTCTGCCCGGAGAAAGAGACCGGTGAAACGATCAAGACCGCGATCCACGATTTCCGCGGCGACCAGACTTATCTGGAGGAGCGCGGTCACGACTTCGAGTTGACAGCGACGATGGCCGACGTCGACCCGACCGAGTACGACGGACTGGTGGTTCCCGGTGGCCGGGCTCCCGAGTACCTCCGTGGCTACGACGAAGTGATCGAGGCAGTCCGGCACTTCTTCGAGGCCGGGAAGCCGGTGGCCTCGATCTGTCACGGCCCCCAGATCCTCGCGGCAGCCGGCGTCCTCGAGGGCTACGAGATGACGGCCTATCCAGCCGTCCGCGCCGAGGTCGAAGCCGCGGGATGTTCGTGGGTCGACGGGGTTGTCCGGGACGACAATCTGGTAACTGCACAGGCCTGGCCCGATCATCCCGAGTGGATCGCCGAGTTCCTCGCGCTCCTCGAGGAACGATGA
- a CDS encoding HD domain-containing protein → MGVEIRESPVSTAEFEEMKRFVHDYLEASVENEQAGGRMRWYPWHSAEYRFNHILNVVDLATDIAREEGADVEVTRVAALFHDVAKLEAEQDEHAAAGARIAKEFLDTHSDYPPSFVEQVVAAIEDHSYQGDLTDLPLETRCLIEADVLDKVGANGTALLLLRMGYESRSHVDAPEMVERVTERGQDARERIESDTAEAYLHRRLKRARWFREWLEEELAVVDAESET, encoded by the coding sequence GTGGGTGTTGAAATCCGGGAGTCGCCAGTGTCTACGGCGGAGTTCGAGGAGATGAAGCGGTTCGTCCACGACTATCTCGAGGCCAGCGTCGAGAACGAACAGGCCGGCGGCCGGATGCGGTGGTACCCCTGGCACTCGGCGGAGTACCGGTTCAACCACATCCTCAACGTGGTCGACCTCGCGACGGACATCGCTCGTGAGGAGGGGGCTGACGTCGAAGTCACGCGCGTCGCTGCACTCTTTCACGACGTGGCGAAACTCGAAGCCGAGCAGGACGAACACGCCGCGGCCGGGGCACGCATCGCCAAGGAGTTCCTCGACACGCACAGCGACTACCCGCCGTCGTTCGTCGAACAGGTCGTCGCCGCGATCGAGGACCACTCATATCAGGGCGACCTCACCGACCTGCCTTTAGAGACCCGGTGTCTCATCGAGGCCGACGTCCTCGACAAAGTCGGGGCCAACGGGACGGCACTCCTCCTCCTGCGCATGGGCTACGAGTCGCGGTCGCACGTCGACGCCCCCGAGATGGTCGAGCGCGTCACCGAGCGGGGTCAGGACGCCCGCGAGCGCATCGAAAGTGACACCGCCGAGGCGTACCTCCACCGCCGGCTCAAGCGTGCCCGGTGGTTCAGGGAGTGGCTCGAAGAGGAACTCGCAGTGGTCGACGCCGAAAGCGAAACCTGA
- a CDS encoding DUF7122 family protein, whose product MTDGSEGGPELGENDGDRFDRLPATADEREVAGRPTRQDVLDYWQERFGVSPETFESHSFWERGSGKIWVFYGDLPSPVHVEALGMTFLRTRQEHWKPTLEAVQRFGDHAESNVLHLSREQARTFVAGEDQDLEWDGDWGYLIVTHDLAGEVEPLGVGLYVHGELRSQVPKGRRREL is encoded by the coding sequence ATGACCGACGGGAGCGAGGGTGGCCCCGAACTCGGTGAGAACGACGGCGACCGCTTCGACCGCTTGCCGGCGACGGCCGACGAACGAGAAGTCGCCGGCCGTCCCACTCGACAGGACGTCCTCGACTACTGGCAGGAGCGCTTTGGCGTTTCGCCGGAGACCTTCGAAAGTCATTCGTTCTGGGAGCGCGGATCGGGCAAGATCTGGGTGTTCTACGGTGACCTTCCGTCACCGGTCCACGTCGAAGCACTGGGGATGACGTTCCTCCGGACCCGCCAGGAACACTGGAAGCCGACGCTTGAGGCGGTCCAGCGCTTCGGTGACCACGCCGAGTCGAACGTGCTCCACCTCTCCCGCGAGCAGGCCCGGACGTTCGTCGCCGGTGAGGATCAGGATCTCGAATGGGACGGCGACTGGGGCTACCTGATCGTCACCCACGACCTCGCCGGCGAAGTCGAACCCCTCGGCGTCGGGCTGTACGTCCACGGCGAGTTGCGGTCGCAGGTGCCGAAAGGCCGGCGACGCGAGCTGTAA
- a CDS encoding Gfo/Idh/MocA family protein gives MRFGILSTAGIARNAVIPAIERSEHEVTAIASRDADRAETVASELGIPNAYGSYDEMLADAPIDAVYNPLPNALHAEWTIRAADAGHDVLCEKPIGVDAEQAREMYDYCDRHDVTLMEAFMYRFHPRTERAAEVVAENLENVRAGSATFTFSLRGNPDDIRLDPDLAGGSLMDLGCYAVSAMRLFLGEPERVYAKSVDTRDAGVDSQLTGILEFESGATARIQSGFDTPFAESYRVEAENGWLEAENVFGADPDQPVEIEYEVGGRHVTEAFDPVDPYQREVEHFADAVESGSTPRIDGTESAHNMAVIDALYESAKRGEPVSLS, from the coding sequence ATGCGATTTGGTATCCTGAGTACGGCCGGCATTGCACGTAACGCCGTGATCCCGGCGATCGAACGAAGCGAACACGAGGTGACGGCTATCGCCTCGCGAGATGCAGACCGTGCAGAGACCGTGGCCTCGGAGCTGGGGATTCCCAACGCCTACGGGAGCTACGACGAGATGCTCGCGGACGCGCCGATCGACGCCGTCTACAACCCGCTCCCGAACGCCTTGCACGCCGAGTGGACGATACGCGCGGCCGACGCCGGCCACGACGTCCTGTGTGAGAAGCCGATCGGCGTCGACGCCGAGCAAGCCCGGGAGATGTACGACTACTGCGACCGCCACGACGTGACGCTGATGGAGGCGTTCATGTATCGGTTCCATCCCCGGACCGAGCGGGCCGCCGAAGTCGTCGCCGAGAACCTGGAGAACGTCCGTGCCGGGTCGGCGACGTTCACGTTCTCCCTCCGGGGGAACCCCGACGACATCAGACTCGATCCGGACCTCGCCGGCGGGTCGCTGATGGATCTGGGGTGTTATGCGGTGAGTGCGATGCGGCTGTTCCTGGGCGAGCCCGAGCGTGTGTACGCAAAGAGTGTGGATACCCGCGACGCCGGCGTCGACAGTCAGTTGACCGGTATCCTGGAGTTCGAGTCGGGTGCGACCGCCCGGATTCAGTCCGGTTTCGATACGCCCTTCGCCGAGTCCTACCGCGTCGAAGCCGAGAACGGGTGGTTGGAAGCCGAGAACGTCTTCGGGGCCGACCCGGACCAGCCCGTCGAAATCGAGTACGAGGTCGGCGGGCGACACGTGACCGAGGCGTTCGATCCCGTCGACCCCTACCAGCGCGAGGTCGAACACTTCGCCGACGCCGTCGAATCGGGGTCGACGCCCCGGATCGACGGGACGGAGTCGGCCCACAACATGGCCGTCATCGACGCGCTATATGAGAGTGCCAAGCGGGGAGAGCCGGTATCACTCTCCTAG
- a CDS encoding RsmB/NOP family class I SAM-dependent RNA methyltransferase, with protein MDVLARYESLLEDPAAFRSACRRPLPSVVRVNTLKTTVERAKAALETEGIAYEAVEWHDGLLRLPDDSPGSNWPYVQGWLHGQEEVSALPPVVLDPSPGDRVWDATAAPGSKTTQLAALMHDEGTIVATDNNLGRLSALRSNAERLGVTNLAVTNEDARNHSLKPFDGAQYDHALVDVPCSCEGTIRKNPDTLDEWSLDHVAGIASAQKGILRRAIEVTEPGGTVVYSTCTFAPEENEAVLDFALEETSARLVSVDLPLESRPGVTAWDGETFDSSVEKAHRVYPHLNDTGGFFVAKLEVTA; from the coding sequence ATGGACGTACTGGCGCGTTACGAGTCGCTCCTCGAGGACCCCGCCGCGTTCCGGTCAGCCTGCCGTCGGCCGCTGCCGTCGGTCGTCCGAGTCAACACGCTCAAGACGACCGTCGAACGGGCGAAAGCAGCCCTGGAGACCGAGGGGATCGCCTACGAGGCAGTCGAGTGGCACGACGGACTGCTGCGTTTGCCCGACGATAGCCCCGGATCGAACTGGCCGTACGTCCAGGGCTGGCTCCACGGCCAGGAGGAAGTCTCGGCGTTGCCGCCAGTCGTGTTGGACCCCAGCCCGGGCGACCGCGTCTGGGACGCTACGGCTGCCCCGGGAAGCAAGACGACCCAGCTCGCCGCGCTGATGCACGACGAGGGGACGATCGTGGCGACGGACAACAACCTCGGCCGGCTCTCGGCGCTCCGGTCGAACGCCGAGCGCCTCGGCGTCACGAACCTCGCGGTCACCAACGAGGACGCCCGGAATCACTCGTTGAAACCCTTCGACGGCGCACAATACGATCACGCCCTCGTCGACGTTCCCTGTTCGTGTGAGGGGACGATCCGGAAGAACCCCGACACCCTCGATGAGTGGTCGCTGGATCACGTCGCCGGCATCGCCAGCGCACAGAAGGGGATCCTCCGGCGGGCGATCGAGGTCACCGAGCCCGGCGGGACCGTCGTCTACTCGACGTGTACGTTCGCCCCCGAGGAGAACGAGGCCGTCCTCGATTTCGCCCTCGAAGAGACATCAGCCCGGCTCGTCTCGGTCGATCTCCCGCTCGAAAGTCGGCCCGGCGTCACGGCGTGGGACGGCGAGACCTTCGATTCGAGCGTCGAGAAGGCTCACCGGGTCTATCCCCACCTCAACGACACGGGCGGGTTCTTCGTCGCGAAGTTGGAGGTGACAGCATGA
- a CDS encoding GNAT family N-acetyltransferase gives MNVRTATPADTPSIRDVARRSLQASYTLSPQTITTGIEEWYGEAQLEKSLDSDDRLLLVVEVDDQVVAFSESTLTAGRPWVVDESDRGRDAMLLWLHVDPDYRGEGVAGTLFEETMDRLREAGASAIQGRVLANNQDGTGFFESKGFERVGRTEIEIGGRNQIEYRYIAEQTGLEPLESSGETVYVDHDESERGSTAPFHIVYTDDGRENRYGYYCDNCGELANAMDAMGRIECDSCGNRRKPTRWDAAYM, from the coding sequence ATGAACGTTCGGACTGCGACTCCAGCCGATACACCGTCGATCCGCGACGTCGCCAGACGGTCGCTCCAGGCGTCTTACACGCTCAGCCCCCAGACGATCACGACCGGGATCGAGGAATGGTACGGCGAGGCACAACTCGAGAAGAGCCTCGACTCGGACGATCGACTCTTGCTGGTCGTGGAGGTCGACGACCAGGTCGTGGCGTTCTCGGAGAGCACGCTGACGGCCGGTCGCCCGTGGGTCGTCGACGAGAGCGACCGCGGGCGGGACGCGATGTTGCTGTGGCTCCACGTCGATCCGGACTACCGTGGAGAGGGGGTCGCGGGCACGTTGTTCGAGGAGACCATGGATCGACTCCGGGAGGCGGGTGCGTCGGCGATTCAAGGGCGCGTACTGGCGAACAATCAGGACGGCACCGGTTTCTTCGAGTCGAAGGGCTTCGAGCGAGTCGGTCGCACCGAGATCGAGATCGGCGGGCGCAACCAGATCGAATACCGCTACATCGCCGAACAGACCGGCCTCGAACCCCTAGAATCCAGTGGGGAGACGGTCTACGTCGACCACGACGAGTCCGAACGTGGGTCGACAGCGCCGTTTCACATCGTCTATACCGACGACGGACGGGAGAACCGCTACGGCTACTACTGTGACAACTGCGGGGAACTCGCCAACGCCATGGACGCGATGGGCCGCATCGAGTGTGACTCCTGTGGCAACCGACGCAAGCCGACCCGGTGGGACGCTGCCTACATGTGA
- a CDS encoding ABC transporter ATP-binding protein has translation MTAIETAGLTKRYGELTALDDLSLTVESGSLFGLLGPNGSGKTTTIELLTGQRTPDSGSARVLGIDPVANPREVRAAVGILPEREDPPSFLTPREYLQFVGEVRDLEDVTERIERWADRLEFTETLDTVSADLSEGQRQRVMLGATFVHDPDLVFIDEPLVNLDPILQERVKRELRAYCEEGNTLFLSTHFVDVAADLCDRVAILDDGHLRGTQATGAFDDEDLLSYFLDTVDGGDVATGVGDGADGPTAAIGPEAAPEGEPDP, from the coding sequence GTGACGGCGATCGAGACAGCCGGGCTTACCAAACGGTACGGCGAGCTCACCGCACTCGACGACCTCTCGCTCACGGTCGAGTCGGGGTCGCTCTTCGGGTTGCTCGGGCCGAACGGGTCGGGCAAGACCACGACGATCGAACTGTTGACCGGCCAGCGAACACCCGACTCCGGGTCCGCGCGCGTCCTCGGGATCGATCCCGTCGCAAACCCGCGCGAAGTTCGGGCTGCCGTCGGAATTCTCCCCGAACGGGAAGACCCGCCGAGCTTTCTCACGCCGCGGGAGTATCTCCAGTTTGTCGGCGAGGTGCGCGACCTCGAGGACGTCACGGAACGGATCGAGCGGTGGGCCGACCGTCTCGAGTTTACCGAGACGCTCGACACCGTCTCGGCGGACCTCTCTGAGGGCCAGCGCCAGCGCGTGATGCTCGGGGCGACGTTCGTCCACGATCCCGACCTGGTGTTCATCGACGAACCGCTCGTGAATCTCGATCCGATCCTCCAGGAGCGGGTCAAACGCGAACTCAGGGCGTACTGCGAGGAGGGCAACACCCTCTTTCTGTCGACGCACTTCGTCGACGTCGCCGCGGACCTCTGTGACCGGGTCGCCATCCTGGACGACGGTCACCTTCGCGGGACGCAGGCGACGGGCGCGTTCGACGACGAGGACCTCCTGTCGTACTTCTTAGACACCGTCGATGGGGGCGACGTGGCCACGGGCGTGGGCGACGGTGCGGACGGCCCAACGGCGGCGATCGGGCCGGAAGCGGCCCCGGAGGGGGAGCCCGACCCGTGA
- a CDS encoding LysE family translocator, producing the protein MFGLALAAPPGPMNAVIAEESVVGGFRAGVTAGLGAMIADATFFVLSVLGVVAIVQEATLLQGTMVGIGGVLMLYFAADAVREIDQTFIAFDEGTPSADDSGDRPRTRGFRRAFVLALTNPYQIIFWLTVGVGLLTPGTVDVLAQTPYVGDQLAGLVVVRTGEPILLVGLFAGIAVWIVGFPATLVGAGRRIDRFAPVVAGLSALFLAGFGVFFLYDALSTLGLVG; encoded by the coding sequence CTGTTCGGGCTGGCGCTGGCCGCGCCACCCGGACCGATGAACGCCGTCATCGCAGAAGAGAGCGTCGTGGGCGGGTTCCGGGCCGGCGTCACCGCCGGTCTGGGAGCGATGATCGCCGACGCGACCTTCTTCGTCCTCTCGGTGCTCGGTGTCGTCGCTATCGTCCAGGAAGCGACGCTCCTCCAGGGGACGATGGTGGGGATCGGTGGTGTCTTGATGCTGTATTTCGCCGCCGATGCCGTCCGGGAGATCGATCAGACGTTCATCGCGTTCGACGAGGGGACGCCGAGTGCCGACGACAGCGGCGATCGACCGCGCACACGCGGCTTCCGGCGGGCGTTCGTGCTCGCGCTCACGAACCCCTATCAGATCATCTTCTGGCTGACTGTCGGCGTCGGCCTGCTCACGCCGGGGACGGTCGACGTCCTCGCCCAGACGCCCTACGTCGGCGACCAGCTCGCGGGCCTGGTCGTCGTCCGAACGGGCGAGCCGATCCTGCTGGTCGGCCTCTTTGCGGGCATCGCTGTCTGGATCGTCGGGTTCCCGGCGACACTCGTGGGTGCGGGTCGACGGATCGATCGCTTCGCGCCGGTCGTGGCCGGACTCAGTGCGCTCTTCCTGGCTGGGTTCGGCGTGTTTTTCCTCTACGACGCACTGTCGACGCTCGGCCTGGTCGGCTAA
- a CDS encoding proteasome assembly chaperone family protein, with amino-acid sequence MAQISVHEPDVALSDPTLVEGLPGVGLVGKITADHLVETFEMTHYATCHCEGLPDIAIYHENDPDITGAVRLYADSDRDLLVLQSDVPVSPNAAEEFAGCLTGWIREHDALPLYLSGRPTDPDDDRATYGVATGEAGDILAAHDIAPPDERGAISGPTGALLYEASRQDVDALGVIVEASGRFPDPAAAKTLIETAIEPITGLTVETDTLLEQAEEIRATRQQLARRMQQAQEESSKAEPVGMYQ; translated from the coding sequence ATGGCACAGATATCGGTCCACGAACCGGACGTCGCACTCTCCGACCCGACGCTCGTCGAGGGGCTCCCGGGCGTCGGCCTGGTCGGGAAGATCACTGCCGATCACCTCGTCGAAACCTTCGAGATGACCCACTACGCGACCTGTCACTGCGAGGGGCTCCCCGACATCGCAATCTACCACGAGAACGACCCAGATATCACCGGGGCAGTCCGGCTGTACGCCGACTCGGACCGCGATCTCCTCGTCCTCCAGAGCGATGTCCCGGTCTCGCCGAACGCCGCCGAGGAGTTCGCGGGGTGTCTCACCGGCTGGATCCGCGAGCACGATGCCCTACCGCTCTATCTCAGCGGCCGACCCACCGACCCTGACGACGACCGGGCGACCTACGGCGTCGCGACGGGTGAGGCCGGTGATATCCTGGCTGCCCACGACATCGCTCCGCCGGACGAACGAGGCGCGATCAGCGGCCCGACCGGCGCGTTGCTCTACGAGGCGAGCCGACAGGACGTCGACGCGCTCGGCGTGATCGTCGAGGCGTCGGGGCGGTTCCCCGACCCCGCCGCCGCAAAGACGCTCATCGAGACGGCGATCGAGCCGATCACCGGCCTCACGGTCGAGACCGACACGTTGCTCGAACAGGCCGAGGAGATCCGGGCGACCCGCCAGCAACTCGCCCGCCGGATGCAACAGGCCCAGGAAGAGAGTTCGAAGGCCGAACCCGTCGGGATGTATCAGTAG